In Gemmatimonadaceae bacterium, the sequence GGTTGAGCGTGCGCCCATGGCACCCTCCGTTTGCGGATGAACAGTCAGTGCCAACGTGCGAGGTCCACCGTATGCACGGGTGCGACGGGCGCCGTCGCGCGGTTGAGGCCCGCAAGCACGGCGATCCGGTCGGCGTCCGGTATCGGGAGCGAGGCAATGACGCTCGCCTGGCGACAATCCATGACCTCCAACGCCTTTCGTGTCGCGTTGTAGACGACGCTCCCCGCCGCGAGTGGCGCGAGCGCGAGCAGCGTGCGCACATCTGCGGTCGTGGCAGCCTCGACGATTGCGCGGTACGCCTCACCCGTCACGCCAGCGAACGAGGCCGCACACTCATCATGGCAGTCGAATATCGACTCGCCCGGGCAGATGTTGCAGGAGACATGTTGAGGCGCTCCGATCGAGGCGCCACTTCCCGACGCAGTATGAGCGGTACCCGTCGAGCAGCCGTACTGAAGTGCGTAGCACTGGCTCTGCGCCTGCAATTGCGCGGCGCCAACACCCGTGGACAGCAGGAGGAGTCCCATTGGGACCTTCATCTCGGCCTCCGGACGGTTCGATGTGGCACGACCATACCCCCCCCTTGACATTTGTCAAGCGTTCGATGAAGGAGTACAAACCGAACACAACCAGATGCGACACTGCCGATGTCTTCGTCGAGCGCTTCGGTTCCGGACCATGAGGCTGGCAATGGCCGTGCTCGCATGTTTCGCGCTTCCGGGCCTGACGAGTGCGCAACCGGTTCGCCTCGCCCGCCCGTCGCCTAACGATGCGTGGACCGCACATGCGGCCGCCGTGCTGGCGCTTCAGGGCCTCGATACGAGTTCGTTCATCGACAGTGCGATCGCCGCACGCGCAGGCGCGTTCCTCACGCGAGCGGTGCAGGAGATAGCGGGCCTTCCGCGCGCGATGCCCGAGGGCAACTGGTGGGCGCTGACCCTGATCCCGGACGACGGCCTGATCGACGTGCTGCAGTCGCGGCGCGGCGCTCAGCTTCAGCGCAAGTTTCTCCCACAGTGGATCGTGCGGCCCGGCGGCATGACCGGTTTGGACACGCTGCTGAACGCACATCGGCCCGACAGCGTCATCCTCCGCCGGGGTATCGGAGGAAGCGACCGCACCACGTGGTCACTTCGCGTCACGTATCGCTACGCCATGAACCTGCCCGCGATCCTCGAACGCTATCTCGCCGTCCCCGGCATGCGGGCCGGGTTCATTTCGCCGGATGACGGGCTGCAGTCAGGGTCGCTATGGACCCTGTCGCTGATCGACGACCGCTGGAGACTGAGCCTTCGCGAAGGGCTGGGCGAATGCAGAGTGCAGTGCGCGGAAGAGCGGGAGTGGACGGTGACCGAAGCGCCCGACGGCTCACCGCGCCTTCTCTTCATCTCGCCTCCACGACCGCGTTAGTCGGGAGGCGGTTTCTGTGGTGAAGCTGGCCGCGGGGCGCCGTCCATCCGGTCGCGACGTCGCCCGCCCGACCGCCCGCGCGAACGACGGCGACAACGAGCCGGAGTTCCCCGGCATGCGCGCCGCCCGCACGACGGCGGGCCCCCGGCGCACGGACGCTGGGCGACCGTGGCCGGGGCGAACGGAACTACACCGCGTCGCTCAGACTGGTGAACGAAAATTCCCGCGTACGGATCGCGGGCACGACGATCGCCTGGCCCGTGTTCCCCGACTCCGAGGCACTCACGCGGATCGCGCGCGACATCGCCTCGAGGTTGTTGAGCATGAAGATCGGCGACTCGTTGAAGCGGAAGTTCTTCACCGCGCGCGTGATCTTGCCGTTCTCCACGAGGAACGTCCCGTCGCGCGTGAGGCCGGTGTAGAGCACCGTGCGCGGGTCGACGCCGCGGATGTACCAGAAGCGTGTGACCAGAATCGCGCGCTCCGTGCTCGCGATCAGCTGCTCGAGCGACTGGTCGGACCCTGGCATCTTGAGGCCACCGCCACCGCCACCACCAAAGCCAAAGCCGCCACCGCCACCGGCGCTGTTGCTCGTCTTGCCCTGCTTCTGCGCCCAGAAGCGATCGTACGCGAGATTCTTCACCACGCCGTTCTCGATCCACACCGTGCGTCCGACCGGGCTGCCGTCCCCGCTGAACGTGTTCGAGCCGATGTCGGGGTCGAGGGGATCGGACACCAGCGTCACCCGCTCGTCCATCACCTTCATGCCGATCTTGTTGCCCCCGCCCTGTTTGGTGAAGAAGGAACGCCCTTCGTCCGCCGCGCGCGCGTTCATGGCGCCCTGGATGAGCTGGACGAGGTTGCCGACGGCGGTGGGCTCGAGGATCACGGTGTAGCGCCCCGGCTCCATGGCCACCGCGTTCTGCGACGCCTTGGCCTTGGCAATGGCCGTGGCGCCTAACGCCGCGGCGTCGATCTTCGACCAGTCCCAGTGCGCCGCCCCACCCCAACCCGAGCCCTGGCCGTCCGGCGTGCGGACCGTCGTCGTCAGCACGGCCTCGGTGTTGCGACCATACGCAAACAGGCCCTTGTTGTTCGCGATAGCGAGCGCCGTGCCGCGCGATTCGATGTACCCGGTGCTCACCAGCCCGGCGGCCCGCGCGGGGTCGATGATGGTCTTGATGGCGTTGGCGCGCGCGACGGGATCGAGTTGCGCGGTCGCCTCGCTCCAGCCAATGCCGTTGGCGTATTGCTGAGGATCAAGCTCGGGCATGGCTTCCGGATCTTCCGGCGAGAGCTTCGCCAGCGACTCGGCGTTCTTCACCACCTGGCGCAGGGCCGCGTCGTCGAGCTTGTTGGTCGTGGCCGTCGCACTCCGGCGACCAAAGAAGCTCTGCACCGTCACCACCGTGTCGGTGTTGTCACCGGCCGTCGACATCTGGTTCACCGCAAACCGCGAGTTGGCGCGTGCGCCGCTGCGGACGGTGACCCGCGTCTGCTCCGCGGTCGCGTACGACAGGACCTTCTTCGAGAGCGACTCGGCCTGATCCTTCGTGAGGATGGGTGCGCCCTGCTGGAAGAGAGAGCGAGGAGCGCTCATGCGGTCCTCCCGGTGTTGATCACGTTCACCTGGCGATGACGGGTGGGAACGCAGCCGTGCGAGACCGCGTTGGATTGGGAAGGCTGGCCCTTGGCATCGCCGAACGCGCCGCAGAGCTCGTAGCTCCGCGGCCCGCCGACCATGTCCATCGAGGCCCAGAACTCGGGCGTGCGAATCTGGTAGGCCACGTCTTTGAGCATGCCGACGACCTTGCCGCCGCGGATCTCATAGAACAGCTGGCCCCCGAACTGCGCGTTGTAGCGCTGCTGGTCGATCGAGAACGAGCCGTCTCCGACGATGGCGATGCCCCGGTCGGTCGCCGCGATGAGATCCTCGAACGACTGTTCCTTCGTACCGGGCAGCAGGGACACGTTGGGCATGCGCTCGAACTGCACGTCGGCCCACGACTGCGAATAGGAGCAGCCCTGCGACTTCACCGGACGGTTGTTCTGCTTCGACCACCACTCCAGGAACGGCGCCTGCATGCGGGTGATCGCGTGATAGTTGACGAGGATGCCCTTGTCGATGATGCGGAAGTCCTCGGGCTTCTGGCCCTCGTCGTCCCAACCGCATGCGGAGAGCGAGCCCACCTGCGAACGGTCGCCGCGGACGTTCATGAGCTCGGAGCCGAACTTGAGCTTGCCTAACGTCTTCTCCGGCGGCGCCGCGAACGACGTGCCCGCGTAGTTGGCCTCGTAACCGAGCGCGCGATCGAGCTCGGTGGGGTGCGCGCAGGCCTCGTGCACCGTGAGCCACAGGTGCGTGGGGTGCAGCACGAGATCGTAGCGGCCCACGTCCACCGGTCGCGCCGAAAGCTTCTCCACCGCCTGCTCGGCCCACTTGGTCGCGTTGACGACCAGGTTCGCGTCCGTCACGTGCTCGTAACCCAGTCCCTTGGGCTGCACGTCGGTCGACTGGCGGGACTGGAAGTCCGTGAAATCCGCCGACACCGCGGTCACCGTCATGCTGGGCTGCGCACGGTAGATCGTCTGCACCGTGTACGTGCCGTCGGTGTTGGCGTAGGTCTTCTCCTCGCGGAGGAAGAACATGCTCGACGTGCAGAAGCGCGATCCCTTCACCTTGAGCGCGGCTTCGTTGGCGGCGAGCAGGAGCTGCACCTTCTCCTCGATCGGCACTTCGAACGGGTCGACCTTGATGGGGCTCTTCCATACGCCGTTGGGCTCGGCGGGGCCGCCTGGGGCGAGGGCGATCGGGCGCAGCTGCGTGATGCGGCTGGCCTGCGCCTGTCGCGCGGCCTGGCGAGCGACGCGAGCGATCTCGTCAGGCGTGATCACCGAGCTGGCGGCGAAGCCCCAGGCTCCGTTGACGAGTACACGGACACCAAAGCCAAAGGTCTCATTGTCCTGCACGCCCTGCACCCGGCGTTCACGCGTGAAGACGTTCTGCGTCCGATTGCGTGAGATGCGCACGTCGGCGTAAGAGGCACCGGCCGCCTTGGCAGCCTCGAGGGCCCGCATCGCGAGATCCTTGAACGCGGGATCCTGGATCGGTAGCGCGTCGGGGCCGACGAGCGTCGAGGCCGCCGCGAGTGAGCGCGGCGAGAACTGAGCGAGTCCGATCGCCGCAGCGGCTGCGGTCGAGTTGCGGACGAACGATCGACGGGAATGGGACACGGGTGAGCTGGCGGGTTGGCGAGGTGGGGGATGGACCTGCAGGCGCGGAGGGGAACGGTGGCTCTCTTGCGATGACACTCACAGCGCGCCGAGGACGGCGCTGCACGCACCCCGGGCCTGTTGAGAAGCGGGGCACCGAGTGCGGTCGCTCGGGCTGCTGCGAAGATACGCTCTGGGTCCCCGAGACGCTGGGCTCCGCTGGCGACTTGGGTCGGGCACGGTGGCAGACACCCGACGCATCCGGCACGCGAGCCACCGTGGGCTCAACAGGGCCCGGCGCCTGGAGGCTGAGCTCCAGATCCACGACCTCATCGGGACGAAGCGAACGCCAGCGCCGGACGCGGCGCGAGCTTCGAGCTGCGGATGGGCACAGAAGGGCGGTCCTTGCGCCCGGGCGTGTTCAGGCCTGCACAGAGCGGGTGCCTGGGTAATGCCGGCGCCTGGGCAGTCAAGCGGTTTGTGCCGACGGTGACCTGCGGCCCCCGTTCTGGACCAAGTCACACCACCTGAGCGCAAGCACGAAGGCCCCTCGGGCGCCGAGGGGCTCGTGTGGGAACATTCGCTTCGCTGAGTGACGGAAAATCATTGCCGAGCGCGTCACGTGAGCGTCACTTGGGGTCCGCCAGATCCCGGGAAATGACGTCTTACGCGATTACCTGCCGTTGCGGCGAGCGTTTCACCATTGAGGAGCGACACCTCGGTCAGGTGATCACTTGCTGGAAGTGCAAGCGTCAGCTCAAGGCCCGGCGACCGGGGGCTCGGGCGTGGCGCCCGGGCAGTGAGGTGGGTGCTCGACGGGGGCGCCTGCGGTGGCCTGGGTGGCGCGCCCTGACGCAGAGTGCGCGGAGCTTACTCGCCCACGCATTTCCGTTCGGCCGACGCTGGCGGGGCGCGGTACCGGCAATGCTGGCGATCCTGGCCTGGGGAGCGCTCGCTGGCATGGTCGGCGTGACGATCCTCATGTGGCAGGCCGGGGATCGCTGGCCGGTTGCGACGATTCTGCTGTTCATCGGGCGGTGGGTCTACCTCATCCCGATCGTGGGCATCGCGCTGCTTGTGCGGCGGCGAAATCGCGCGCTGCTGCTCCCGACCTATCTCGCCCTCTGGATCGCGCTCTTCCCAGTGATGGGGCTCCGAACGGGTTGGCGACGAATGCTTCCAGGGCCAGATGGCCCGACGCTGCGGATCGTCTCCTTCAATACGGCAGCGAGTCCGATCGTGACGGACAGCCTCGAGGCGCTCCTCGAGCGATGGGGCGCGGACGTGGTGGCCCTTCAGGAGTGTTCGGCGTCGTTGGCACAACGGCTCCCCGCAATTCGGGGATTCCACGCGCACGCCGTCCGGCCCCTCTGCTTGCTCAGCCGGTTCCCCATCGTTGCTGCCGAGTCCATGGAACGATCGTCGCTGGAGCGAGTTCGGAACGAAGGCCTGGCCGGCGTTGGAGGCGCGGGGTACGTGGTGCGATACGTGCTCGAAACGCCCGCTGGGCCAGTGGGTTTCACCAACCTGCACCTCGAGACCGCACGCAAAGGGCTGGAGCCGTTGCTCGACGGATTCGACCTGAGTCGGTTGCGCGACAACTCCGACCTGCGCGACATCGAAGCGAGGCGCGCGCGCGCGTGGGTCGACGGAGGACTGGTGCCGATGATCGTGGCGGGCGACTTCAACGCACCGCGCGAAGGCCGGAACTTCGCCGACCACTGGGGCGACCTTCGCAACGCCTTCGATCAGGTGGGCCAGGGCTTCGGCTACACGCGATATAACGGCTGGATCCGCGTACGGATCGACCATGTGCTGTACGGCGACGGATTGCGAGCGGTGACCGCGCGAGTCGCCGGTGACGCGTGGTCGGACCATCGGCCGTTGATCGTGGAACTGCGGCGCGTGCGACTCGACCCCTGATCGGCGTCGGAGCTACAGCGTCCGGAAGTACTCCTCGATGCCGTCGGCCACGCCGAGCGCGTACGCCTCCTGAAACTCCGCCGTGCGCAGCGCGGACTCCTGCTCGGGGATGATCAGGAAGGCACCTTCGCAGAGAACCGACGGCATCCAGGTCGGACGGATGACCGCGAGGTTGTCGTAGTTGACGCCGAGGTCGCGGAGGCCCAGCGTGCGCACCATACCTGCCTGGACGGTTCGGGCGAGGGCGATGCTCTGACCGGTGAAGTAGTAGGTGCCTGTTCCATGCGCGCGGAACGGATTCACGCCGTCAGGGAGGGCGTTCAGGTGAATCGACACGAAGGCGTGTGCGCCGGCCTGACGAGCGAGGCTGGGGCGCTCCGCGAGGCCTAACGCGGACGGACCGGTGCGCGTCTTCAGCACCTTCGCCCCGCGCTGTTCGAGGATCCGTTGCAGGCGCTCGGCGATCGCGAGCGTCGCGACGGGTTCGTAGAGGCCGGTGGGGCCCGTGGAACCGCCCGGCGGATGCCCGGCGTCCACGGCAATCGTGAGGCCGGCCAGCGGACGGCGTGGATCGATGGTCGGTGCGGCGCGGATGCGCAGCACGAACGCGCCACGCGCCCAGTGCGTGAGGTAGCCGTAGGGCGCACGCCGCAGCGTGATCACGTAGCGGGCCCGATCGCGCGTCACCTGCTCCCAGGTCACGCGTTCGACGAGCGAGTCTCGCGACGCGTAGTTGATGATGTCGGTGTTGGCGACCGTGCCGTGCAGCGTGAGGACAAGCGCGCGGTCCTCGACTTCCACCGCCCACGGTGGCGCGGCGCCGACGGGAATCACGACATCAGTGAAACCGGCGCCCGGGACAACACGCGCGTTGCCGGCGACACGCGAGGGCACGATGCGCGTCGAGTCGAGGATGCGGATGTCACCGGCATCGACCCAGCCTTCGAGGGATTCGTCGAGCGCGACGCGCCAGGCGCCGTCCTGGCGACCGGTCACCGCCACGTGCGTCCCTGGGCGGAGGAACCACTTGTAGGTGCCGCCCACGATGGATCGCACCGAGGTGACACGATCGGTGTCGGGCAGCGTGGAGGGCGCGACGCCGGAGAGTGCCACGAGGCGTCGGCCAGGTTCGACGACGGTGACCCGCGGCAGGACCAGCGTGATCGTGTCCGCGCCGCGCATCGCGACGATGTGCGACGCGTCGCCGAGCCACGGGGCCGGCACCTCGCCCACGTGCAGCGTTGAGTCGGGGCCGGACGCGGCCAGCACAGTGCGACCGGCCTGCGTCGTGACTTCGACGCGCGCCGAGCGTGGCGCGCGCAGCGCGACCCGGACCAGCTCATCCCGCCGACGCCACAACGTGCCCCGCGGTTGCACAGAGGCGCTGTCGACCACGAGGCGACCAGAGTCCGGCAGCGTTGGCAACGGGGGCAAGAGGCGCACACGGTGCGTGACGCGGACCGTGTCGCCCTTTCGTGTGGCCACGAGGCGCCAACCGCCATTGGAAGGCAGCGCGACCCAGGCCAGGAAGGCCCCGTTGGGCTGCACCGGGACCTCGGCCCCATCGATGTGCAAACGGGCGTCGCCGCTCCCGACCGACCCGAAGAGGAACGTGGAGTCCCGAGCGCCGGTGGTGGCGCCATCCGGCGGATAAACCACCCGGAACGCCAACCGACCGACCACCTTGGGCACCGGGGGAAGCTCCGGGGCGACCAACACGTTTGTCCGGTCGACGACAGGAGGCGCCGGAGCAACGCGGGCACACGCCAGGACCACCACCGTCGCCGTGGCGAATCGGAACCGCCGGTCGATTGGCATGCGGCAATATCGAGGGTTGCCGTTGGGTCGCCAAGCCAAACGTCAGGCGTCGCCGCACCAGCGCTTGGAGCTCGACGCGCCAGGTCACGGTGACTTGGGCGGGGCGACCCCGAGCAGCGGGTCGAGGTGACGGAAGCGCTTGGATGAGCGCGCGGCCCATGCGATTGCCGCTCCCCATCTTACGGTGTACTCCACCTTAGCGTTCCCCGTTACCAGCCACCATTGCGTCGGCGGTGCGCGTTTGCAGTCGTGCGGCTACGCCGGCGTCTCTGGTGACGCCACGGGACCATATCTCGTTTACCCAGCGATGTTTCCGGCCACGAATCCGCCCCCGAGGTTGATCCGTACGGGACTTCGTGCGATCTTCGCCGCGCACCGGCAGTGCGTCCATTCCGCCCACTCGGTCTCCTGCGTGCCAAATTGCTCGGCCTGCAACAGACGTCTTTCCCCGGGCGAGCGCTACTGCACGGGGTGCGGCAAGCCCGCTTCCGGGCTCATCGGCGGTCCTGAAACGCGCCAGCACGCAGCCCTGCGGCTCTCGCGGTGTCCGCATTGCGATCACGCCAATCGCGCCGGCGAACCCTTCTGTGCGCGCTGCGGATTCCGCATTCATGGCATCGAAGGCGCGCTGCCGACCTGCCGATCCTGCGGCACCCTCTCCACCGACGAGACGGCGCGGTACTGCGCCGGATGCGGCGCTCGCGTTCGATCCGACCGAACCCCCGAAACCACGGAGCCGCGCGGCCTCCCGGTCGTGGCAGGGGCACCGCGGCTCACACTCCTGGACGAGCAAGGCGACGAGTCTCGCGTGATCGAATTACCGGGTGACGGTGCGACAATCTCCGCCGACGGCCTTGGCCTTCACGTCGGGGACGACATGATCGGCGCCGACGGCGTCCACCTTTCGGTGGCGCGGCATCGCGCGCGCCTTGAGCCCGTCGGGAGCCCGCGCGCGTTGTTCGTTTTCATCACCGAGGAGACGTCGCTGGCCGATGGCGACATCGTCTTGCTTGGGTCACAGGTGATCCGGTGCCGACGCGTGCTCGAGGACGGCGCGCCGTATTTCGCCGACGCGGGCACGGTGCAGGTGGGGTCGGCGGTTCCCGCCCCCGATGCCGCCGTGCTGGAGCAGCTGCGCGCCGATGGTCGAGTGCGCGACACCATGCACCTGTGGCGCAAGCGTTCGATCCTCATTGGCCGCGAGGAAGGCGACTGGGTCTTTGCGTACGATCGCACGATGAGCGGCAGGCACGCGGTGATCCGATGCGGGGACGACGGCGGCCTCACGATCCGCGACATGGGCAGCCGCAACGGCGTCGCCATCGCGGTGCGGGTTGCGCGCGACCTCGTCCACGGACAGCGCGTCTCCCTTGGCGGCCAGGTGATGCGGGTGGATCTGGCGTGACGCGCATGGCACCACGTGGCACGGAGCTCACACGCGCGCTCCTCGATTACCCGGGAGTCGGAGCGTGAAGACACCGCCCGAAGTCCATGCCGCGCGACTCACCGGGGAATCGTCGGCGGGCAGTATTCTGGTCGAAGTGTACGCGCTGACGGACGTGGGGCGGACGAGGGAGCATAACGAGGACGCATACGTCGTGTCCGACCTCTCGCGCGGCACACCACTCGCCTTTGACACCTCGGTGCAGCAGCGCGTGGGGAGTCGCGGACTGTTGTTCATGGTGGCCGACGGCATGGGCGGCGCCGCCGCCGGTGAACTCGCGAGCGCGACCGCGGTCGACGTGGTGCTGCGTCACCTGCGCGAGCAGTGGACGACGGCGACATCCATCGCCCCCGACGAGTTCGTCGGCGCCCTGGAGCGGGCTGCCGTCACCGCCAACGGCGTGATCTACCGCTATGCGGCCGAACACGCGGAAGTGCGCGGCATGGGAACCACGGCGACCATCGCCGGGCTCCTGGGCGACACGGTCTACCTCGCCCAGGTCGGTGACTCGCGCGCATACCTCGTGCGCGACGGACACGCGCGGCAGCTCACCAAGGACCAGTCCCTGATCCAGAAGCTCATCGAAGCCGGTGACATGACGGAGGAGCAGGCGGAGCTGAGCGAGCGCAAGAACATCATCCTGCAGGCGCTTGGGCCCGAGGCGAACATCAAGGTCGACCTGACGCACCAGCAGGTGCGCCGCGGCGACGTGCTCGTGCTCTGCTCCGATGGGCTGTCGGGTCTGGTGCGGGGCGATGAGATCGCGCGCGCGGTGCGCGAGGAACCCGACCTGCTCAGCGCCTGCACGCGCCTTGTAGGCATTGCCAACGACAAGGGTGGCCCGGACAACATCACCGTGGTGGCGGCGCGGTTCGATGGCGCGGGCCTCCGGCGCGCCCTGCCGGAGGATCCGGTGGGTCATCAGCTGTACGAACGCCCGCAGCTCTCGATTCCCTCGGGCGCGGATCTCGACACCTTGTTGCGCGAACGGACCGAAGCCATGATGCGAGGCGCGCCCATCGAGCCCTTCCCCGTCGCGGTCCGCGAAGAACGCCGGCAGCAGGGCCTGATGATTCGCGCGGCGCTCGTGGCCGCCGCGGTGTTGCTCGGACTCTTTCTCGCCTGGCGCTGGTACGGCCGGCTGGGGGCGTAGGCGGGTCCGCGCGTCCAGTCGCGGCAACGGGGCACCCACCGCGCGATCCTGTCCCTCGATGACTCTCGCGGCCCCCGCCGGCCCCCCGGCCTTACCGGCCGCCAGCGCCATCGGGATCATCGAACGCCTGCGAAGAGCCGCAGCGCAGGAGACGCGAGGTTCGGTTGCCGTCAGGCCGGCGTCCGCTTGCCCAGCACCCGCGGACCCCTGGCGCCCGTGGCGCCCGGCACGTTGCCGGGCTGGCCGGTGAGGTGGAGGTAGCCCAGCAGGGCGAAGGCCACGGCTTCCTTGGCCTCCCCATCGAAGAACAGCTCGTCGAATCGTACCACGCGTCGCGGGGCCAGGCGCCGCGCGATGGCGTCGACCAGGGCCGGGTTGCGCGCGCCTCCTCCGGACACCACAACGTCCGCCACCGGCTCAGGTACAAAGCGCGCAAAGCTGTCGGCGATGGACGCAGCGGTGAACTCCACGGCCGTTGCGATCAGGTCGGGGTCGCTCGCGCCCGGGCGCTCGCGACGACAGGCGGCCATGAATTCCGCGATCCAACCGGGCGTGAACAGCTCGCGGCCGGTCGACTTGGGGGGCGGCGCGCTGAAGTACGCGTGGCCTAACGACGCGGCCACCACGCCGGGGATCGCCGTGCCGGCGCGCGCCAGGCGGCCGTCCTCGTCGTAACGCCTCGACGGGTCGAGCTGCCGCACGATGCCGTCGATCACGACGACGCCCGGGCCGGTATCGAACGCGCGCACCGCCGCCGCGTCCCCCCCGGGCGGTACGATGGTGACGTTGCCGATCCCGCCAAGGTTCTGCAGCGCACGGAAGTTCCGCGGGTCGGCAAAAAGCAGTCGATCGGCGATCGGCACGAGGGGCGCGCCCTGCCCTCCGGCGGCCATGTCACGGACGCGGAAATCGCTGATCACGGGAAGCCCGGTACGTTCGGCGATCACGGCCGACTCGCCGGTCTGCCAGGTGGAATGATCCGGGATGTGCCAGATCGTTTGTCCGTGGGACGCGATGCCGGCGATGTCGGCCCGCGGCACACCGGCCTGGGCAATCACCTGCTGCGCCGCCGCGGCGAGCCATTCACCCAGGTCGACGTTGAGACGGCAATACGTCTCGGGGGTGCCCCCCACCAGCGCGCTCCCCAGCCGCTCGCGCTGTGTGGCGGTGTACGGCGCCACGTCCCACGCGAGCAACTCGGCCGACACGCGCGCGCCATCCTGCGAGAATCGTACGACCGCCGCCGAGATGCCGTCGAGCGACGTGCCGGA encodes:
- a CDS encoding TldD/PmbA family protein, which produces MSAPRSLFQQGAPILTKDQAESLSKKVLSYATAEQTRVTVRSGARANSRFAVNQMSTAGDNTDTVVTVQSFFGRRSATATTNKLDDAALRQVVKNAESLAKLSPEDPEAMPELDPQQYANGIGWSEATAQLDPVARANAIKTIIDPARAAGLVSTGYIESRGTALAIANNKGLFAYGRNTEAVLTTTVRTPDGQGSGWGGAAHWDWSKIDAAALGATAIAKAKASQNAVAMEPGRYTVILEPTAVGNLVQLIQGAMNARAADEGRSFFTKQGGGNKIGMKVMDERVTLVSDPLDPDIGSNTFSGDGSPVGRTVWIENGVVKNLAYDRFWAQKQGKTSNSAGGGGGFGFGGGGGGGLKMPGSDQSLEQLIASTERAILVTRFWYIRGVDPRTVLYTGLTRDGTFLVENGKITRAVKNFRFNESPIFMLNNLEAMSRAIRVSASESGNTGQAIVVPAIRTREFSFTSLSDAV
- a CDS encoding TldD/PmbA family protein, whose protein sequence is MSHSRRSFVRNSTAAAAAIGLAQFSPRSLAAASTLVGPDALPIQDPAFKDLAMRALEAAKAAGASYADVRISRNRTQNVFTRERRVQGVQDNETFGFGVRVLVNGAWGFAASSVITPDEIARVARQAARQAQASRITQLRPIALAPGGPAEPNGVWKSPIKVDPFEVPIEEKVQLLLAANEAALKVKGSRFCTSSMFFLREEKTYANTDGTYTVQTIYRAQPSMTVTAVSADFTDFQSRQSTDVQPKGLGYEHVTDANLVVNATKWAEQAVEKLSARPVDVGRYDLVLHPTHLWLTVHEACAHPTELDRALGYEANYAGTSFAAPPEKTLGKLKFGSELMNVRGDRSQVGSLSACGWDDEGQKPEDFRIIDKGILVNYHAITRMQAPFLEWWSKQNNRPVKSQGCSYSQSWADVQFERMPNVSLLPGTKEQSFEDLIAATDRGIAIVGDGSFSIDQQRYNAQFGGQLFYEIRGGKVVGMLKDVAYQIRTPEFWASMDMVGGPRSYELCGAFGDAKGQPSQSNAVSHGCVPTRHRQVNVINTGRTA
- a CDS encoding endonuclease/exonuclease/phosphatase family protein, with protein sequence MLAILAWGALAGMVGVTILMWQAGDRWPVATILLFIGRWVYLIPIVGIALLVRRRNRALLLPTYLALWIALFPVMGLRTGWRRMLPGPDGPTLRIVSFNTAASPIVTDSLEALLERWGADVVALQECSASLAQRLPAIRGFHAHAVRPLCLLSRFPIVAAESMERSSLERVRNEGLAGVGGAGYVVRYVLETPAGPVGFTNLHLETARKGLEPLLDGFDLSRLRDNSDLRDIEARRARAWVDGGLVPMIVAGDFNAPREGRNFADHWGDLRNAFDQVGQGFGYTRYNGWIRVRIDHVLYGDGLRAVTARVAGDAWSDHRPLIVELRRVRLDP
- a CDS encoding N-acetylmuramoyl-L-alanine amidase — protein: MPIDRRFRFATATVVVLACARVAPAPPVVDRTNVLVAPELPPVPKVVGRLAFRVVYPPDGATTGARDSTFLFGSVGSGDARLHIDGAEVPVQPNGAFLAWVALPSNGGWRLVATRKGDTVRVTHRVRLLPPLPTLPDSGRLVVDSASVQPRGTLWRRRDELVRVALRAPRSARVEVTTQAGRTVLAASGPDSTLHVGEVPAPWLGDASHIVAMRGADTITLVLPRVTVVEPGRRLVALSGVAPSTLPDTDRVTSVRSIVGGTYKWFLRPGTHVAVTGRQDGAWRVALDESLEGWVDAGDIRILDSTRIVPSRVAGNARVVPGAGFTDVVIPVGAAPPWAVEVEDRALVLTLHGTVANTDIINYASRDSLVERVTWEQVTRDRARYVITLRRAPYGYLTHWARGAFVLRIRAAPTIDPRRPLAGLTIAVDAGHPPGGSTGPTGLYEPVATLAIAERLQRILEQRGAKVLKTRTGPSALGLAERPSLARQAGAHAFVSIHLNALPDGVNPFRAHGTGTYYFTGQSIALARTVQAGMVRTLGLRDLGVNYDNLAVIRPTWMPSVLCEGAFLIIPEQESALRTAEFQEAYALGVADGIEEYFRTL
- a CDS encoding zinc ribbon domain-containing protein, with the translated sequence MPNCSACNRRLSPGERYCTGCGKPASGLIGGPETRQHAALRLSRCPHCDHANRAGEPFCARCGFRIHGIEGALPTCRSCGTLSTDETARYCAGCGARVRSDRTPETTEPRGLPVVAGAPRLTLLDEQGDESRVIELPGDGATISADGLGLHVGDDMIGADGVHLSVARHRARLEPVGSPRALFVFITEETSLADGDIVLLGSQVIRCRRVLEDGAPYFADAGTVQVGSAVPAPDAAVLEQLRADGRVRDTMHLWRKRSILIGREEGDWVFAYDRTMSGRHAVIRCGDDGGLTIRDMGSRNGVAIAVRVARDLVHGQRVSLGGQVMRVDLA
- a CDS encoding serine/threonine-protein phosphatase, whose product is MKTPPEVHAARLTGESSAGSILVEVYALTDVGRTREHNEDAYVVSDLSRGTPLAFDTSVQQRVGSRGLLFMVADGMGGAAAGELASATAVDVVLRHLREQWTTATSIAPDEFVGALERAAVTANGVIYRYAAEHAEVRGMGTTATIAGLLGDTVYLAQVGDSRAYLVRDGHARQLTKDQSLIQKLIEAGDMTEEQAELSERKNIILQALGPEANIKVDLTHQQVRRGDVLVLCSDGLSGLVRGDEIARAVREEPDLLSACTRLVGIANDKGGPDNITVVAARFDGAGLRRALPEDPVGHQLYERPQLSIPSGADLDTLLRERTEAMMRGAPIEPFPVAVREERRQQGLMIRAALVAAAVLLGLFLAWRWYGRLGA
- a CDS encoding anhydro-N-acetylmuramic acid kinase, whose translation is MILVGLMSGTSLDGISAAVVRFSQDGARVSAELLAWDVAPYTATQRERLGSALVGGTPETYCRLNVDLGEWLAAAAQQVIAQAGVPRADIAGIASHGQTIWHIPDHSTWQTGESAVIAERTGLPVISDFRVRDMAAGGQGAPLVPIADRLLFADPRNFRALQNLGGIGNVTIVPPGGDAAAVRAFDTGPGVVVIDGIVRQLDPSRRYDEDGRLARAGTAIPGVVAASLGHAYFSAPPPKSTGRELFTPGWIAEFMAACRRERPGASDPDLIATAVEFTAASIADSFARFVPEPVADVVVSGGGARNPALVDAIARRLAPRRVVRFDELFFDGEAKEAVAFALLGYLHLTGQPGNVPGATGARGPRVLGKRTPA